TCTTACCTGTAGCGAGCCAATGACTGACGCTCGTCTCAGGAGTGACTGTTTGGGTTTAGACACACAAAAGCTTCTCCGCGGACTGGCCCCCTTGCGTAAGGGAGAGTCAGGAGGCAGACGTTTGTCAAATAACTCAGGGCACAGGAAACCTCCAAAGGAAAcccttttcttctttatttGAGGTGTAGGCAAGTCGGCTGCAAGTTCTCCACTTTTACGTTTTTTGGATGTCTCTTTCACTAATAAATGAATTGAAAACATGATTGTACGTCAGTAACAACAAAACATATGCCAATGTAACATGCTTAAATAATTACTTTAATTTGTTTAACATCCAACTAATCTAAAGAGAAATATAGTATTACAATACTCTTTACCTTTTCCAACTTCAACTGAGGAACATCCTGAGTTCCTTGGGGAACGCTTCGTTTTGGGAGAAGTCACTGCTTGCGCTTCCTGTTCCTGAGTCACTGCAGGTTTGGCCTCCTTGCTTCTCCGTCTCAAAGGTGATTTGGGTGATTGAGCAGTAACTTGCTCAATAACCTCACACGCAGTATACCTCTGGGGGGGTGTACGGATTCTCTTCTGAGGTGAAGTTGCTTCAGACTTTTCGGCTTTCTCAACTTCAGGTGCGGCCATCTCAGTAGAAGGACCCTGGGAGGACCTCCTCTGCTTCTTAACAGACTTTGGGGTTCCACCACTTGTGTTTTCAGCCCCCTTAGTTTCATCAGCTCCAGGACAGACTTTAGCGTCATTCTTCTGAGGAATGCTTTTATCTTCGGTGCAAGTGACAGGTTCATCATTTTTCCTGACTGAAGCAGGTTTTGGAGTGCAAAACCTCGAGGTGGGTGTTTGAAGCAAACTGGCAGAAGATTTCCGAGGGGTCTTGACATCCAGAgattttttgatcatttgataCAGGTCGTTGAAGGGAGAGGCAGTTTTGCCTGCCTCTTTGGGCTCCACCTCCAAAGTTTTCTCCAGGGATCGCTGGATGTTGTCATGGTTAGTTCCATCTTTCAGATGAGGATCTAAAATAAGCCAAACATAAAACTTAGTTTAAAAAAGGCTTGTACACTTGATAACATAAAATAGGAGACTGGAGAAAAACTACAGGCACCAAATCCCTGTAGCTACTTGGGAGACAGGGTGCTTGAGTAGGGCTGCAAAAACATATTCATTGACCTGTCAGATGTTTTATAGGCTGAGCTAAATATGCAAAAATGACTGTAACTTATCCATTTGACAGGCTGTTGACCACTGTAACTCTAAGTTattcaaattacatttttctttctctatgttttaaaacatttgatCAGATTCAGTTCTATAATGTCTATTCACCAACAACAGAAATACCAACTCTGGGAATGTAATACACTAATAGTTGATGTGCAACATTGTCTTCAAATACAGCACAATCACTTTTCTAATTCATAATGAACACTATCAGTCTCACCTGTGGATACTTCAGAGATCCTTTTATCTCCAGTTTCAGAGGTAACTGTGTCCCCCACTTGCTGATCTTGAAGAACCTAGGCATGAGACACTTTTATTAACAGatatataaaataatcaaatttaTCCAGAGCGGAGGGAAATTCACACTAGTGGGATGACAGAAATGATCTAATGATAAAAGATAATAATGTGTAATTTACTTTGAGAGTCTCAGCTTTGCCTCCTGTGGAAGACCTCTTCTTTGGTGTGGGTGCTGGAGGGTACTCAAACCTGAAATGACAATTAGCAATACATCTAAGTAAGACATTATTTATCTGTCATGAAAATTCTAACATCTGGGAAGTGGGACCATGCATTTTCCCTTAACATTGCATCCGGTATACGTGCTCAACAAACACATTATGTGGGTACttcaatttaattttctttcaacGTGTTCTTGGAAGCACAGGTTTATATAAGGAGAGGTGAAaccattaataaaaacaaacacggTGAATGCAGGGACACATAACTGGAAAACTCTTGTAGAAACAATAGAAACAGCATTTGCAGCTGGTGAGGAAGATATATTCAAATGGTATGTTGATTATGGAAATGAAAATGGTGTGTGGTCTGGTGGTAGCAGATTATGCTTAAATCTTAAAGTTCTATCAAAAGTAAATACACGGCACATGTATTGTATGTTTGCAGTTAATATTTGTTGTTTAAATTTACCTAGGTACAAATTAGGCTTTTGAAACAAAAGGATGCTCTTGGAGGTCATATTACTTAACATTCCACTGTATAAAATTTAGGGGGACTTAGTAATATCTAGCGGCGAGCATagcacattgcaaccagctaaaacttctcccacTTAAAGTTCCTGCAAtgttattgttcaggaggtatTTACTGGAAGCCCAATTATCCACAGTTCTCTTTCTCTACATgagcaggtgattaaaacttgTAATAACACcaaataaagctgtttcatataaaaaataaataaatctgtttttccCGACACATTGCTTGTCGCTGGatgggctgctaactatggtggctgccTTGacaacatgaatggccctatttagagcctgtgtttggtttgtcagttATGGGCTTCTCTAGAAACACGAGGAGCcgacatggtgatctctgtggacaaggacctgATCCCTGTGTAAATATAttcagctcattctaaggcaacaaaaacacaattcttattttcaggtaattatacagTAAAGAAAGCATGTATTACtttccatttttgccaatatgtcccccgaaatccaacacactggacctttaacaaaGTCATGTGGTGACTACGGAAGGCAAAAGTCTGAAGCAACAAAATATTTACTTCGCACTCACCTGAAAGAACGGTCAATAATAGTTATCACATCTCCATGTTTCAAACGTTCAGACTGCTGCAAAACCTCTCCGTTGACACGAGTTGGATTCACAGAGCTCAAATTTGTCAAAATGATCTAGAAGAGACAAATATAAACATCACCTCAAACACAGTCTGACAAAGCAGCTCAAAGCAGAATACAAGTGTCAGCTAGGCTTTTAAATCTATCTAGGCCAAGATTTCCCTCTGTGAATTCACAAGTGATTTAAGCAATGACACTTCTTTTGCATCcacaaaattaactttttaatgATGAAAACATGAAGACATTAATGTAACTATTCAATAACAGTTCCTTATTATTCTAGATATCATATAAGGTTGAAATACTGTGACAAGTTAATGTGGTCATGGTCAAAATGTGCTGTTACctctttattttcattcaagTCAATTCTGCAATGCTCCTTGGAGACTTGTGGAAGCTGAATACGAATATCGCAATCAGGCTTCCTGTAAgataataaagaaacaaatgtgtCAACAAAAGAGACAGTTAAAATGTAAGTGGTACTTGTTCATGAGCAGCAAATGAAATGTTCTATGGTCTAAAAGGGTGAACTTGTGAACTGGAGTTTTGACTACACAATCAGGAGTCAGTTGTacttgatttaaaaacaggGAACAAACATGCAAGATTCTGACGTCACTCACAGATGGCCCGCCTCCAAACCAGTGGAGTTTTTATAGCACAAGCACATCTGTCCTCATGTCCACATGAGGCCACACATAGTAAATGTGGCCTCTAACACAACATGTGCATGTTTTCAGTCTGATATCTTAAAAGGCAAAACTAGTGCCATTAAGATGAGACAAGAGAAAATAAAGGAGATTTAATTTGACCACATGACATGGAAAAATCAACATTATATCCACCAAATGCATTTTATTGAACTCACCTTCCAAATAAGCATGTTGCAGTAAGAGGAAACTCAGTCCCATctcctccactcctcttcacCACGACTATTTTTCCATGCAAAGGCATTTTCGTAACGTTACCTGGGAACAATGGCAAACATAGGTGTCAAACTTAACAGAGCACTAACTAGCTTAACAACAACGTCGTGTTAGCATTAGGTAAACACAGGTACATTTGTGTAGTACATAACGTTAACGTTTTATAGTCAGAAAGTAGATTCACAGAAACATTAATCTAAGTGGAAGCAATATATGTGCGGGGAAAGGGCATGTCTATGCTAGATGTTAACGTTACTTTAAACGTAAGTTGACTCGATTATTGAAGTTAGCTAGCGATGTTTTTAGCCAATACTATATTTTACGTCGACGTTGTGTTCATTTGTTTCAACTCAGTAACGTTAGATCGTCGTTAGTGTAAGTTAAATCACAATGCTGACAATTCTGCGACATCCCACGTGCAATGTCGCCTCGATAGTGACGTTATAATATTGTCAGAAATTAACGTCAACGTAGAAAATACCTCAAATTACAGTAGCACCTAACTTAACAATAAAACAAGACACTTTTCAGTGAGACCTGTAACGTTAACACCAAGTTAGCTAACCCTGGCTTATGGTGGTCTCGACTATACGACAGactgaaaaacatttgcagGCATCGTTAGCCTTACCTGGAAGTCCACTCAAAGACACGTCAGCTTCTGGCAATCCATAAACATCGACCGGGATGTGGCAAAGAGGAATTTTACTATATCATGTCAGAGTAAACCTACACTGATACCTTACCATACCCTACGATGTATACCGACGAGTGGCTAACGTATGCTACTTTGAACAGCCGTCATTGATGTCTCGCCGTGGGTGCCGTGGTATCACTCCGCCATACTAGAAAAATACAGTAACctccagagaaaaacaaaagtcggattaactgatgttttggggtcaaatatatatgttttgtttattttgctgctttttaaactccaaTTTCCTTCTCGGTAACAAATTGAACTCACGTCTACATGTAAGGGACTATTTTGTTTATGAGTATGGCGGAGCAATTTCACTACGGTAAAGggaatctgatttgaaaaacgTTTGAAATTCCGCgcgaacgattgtgattggttgaacgTCACAGCTCGGTAAGAGGGCGGGGCTTGGCTTCTCAAGAGCCCAGACAGCTATATCCTTCATGAAAATCAGGTTTGGCATTTGTACTGCTGTCCAGAGATTTAAAAGATATGTTTTAACAGTTATAATTATGTTCCTATTTTTCCACCAACCTCTGTAAGATTTTTCATAAACATCAACAGGCTCCAGCTGAATGGATATTTTTTAGAAACACCCACAGCTAAATCCTATGCACTGGTTAACGCCTTGAATCACAGCATTGAGCAGCCATTATTTGTAGTACTCTTTTTGTTAAACACAATCagaaaaaagcacaggtgtcatTAATCAATGAGGGCCATATTTTAACATGTATTAAAGTTTCCCCGGGCCCTCATTTTATGTATACTGCTTTATTGGCCTGAACAGGGACATCATTAATGCtattaattacacctgtgctttttctgctATGTCTGTGTTAgtgaaatatatttataaaccCCTACTTGCAACATTATGCTCTTAAAATAAATCTGTTAATAAATCGCTGGTGGGAAAAGAAATTATTCAGTTGAAATAATTGTTTGTGCAATGCAGTCAGCAGTGGTTGTAAGATTAGGTGTGCCAACTAATTTGAAAGCGATTCATTATAGGCCTGAAGTCAAATAGAGATTTGTGTGCCTGAGTCTAGTGCACATCATCAAATAACAATTAGTTTTTGATCTTATCAAACAATAATTAAATACTCAGTGTACTGTGCACTATATAGTAGAGCTAAGCCTCATTCAACAATGTGTAAATCTAGCCAGGGCTTGGATCAGGTGGCAAAGAGTTTCAGTTTCATGTAAATTCCTCTAATATATTCCGTCATTCTTATTTGTGAATGAGCCCATGTAAATTCTGCTAAACAGCGGCCACTATGGCCACAAATGACAATTACAGGAGGATGGCAATTACTTACATTTTAAGTCATACATTGGGAAATTttttttgctaacattagccaccttAAACTACTGCTTAAACTGGACCGGACCTTTTACACCAAATTAGGTCTGAAACCCATTTATTTTTGGCTCGAAATGCTCCAAACAGAACCCATTctatgttggtggaaaaggggtatcgTATTCATTTGAGCACGGGTGTGTTTTACTGCTTACAAATACAGCTTTTCTGAAAAAGGATGTGTTATTTCATTCTTAAAAGTTACAGAGTTTCCATTTAATGCAACCTTAATGCTGATTTTGGTTTAGATATTTTGTCATACAGATTTTTGGTCTGTTATCTATCCAGCAGTGGGTGATGGCAAATGTGCCAAAAGTGACTGCCTTCTGATTTACCCTGAACTTCTTTCCATGCATATCcccctgagaccctgtgtcctcatacgaggacatcacattttgggtttacttggccttacacttcattctacttaacttagaccagTTGTGCTCGTTCGTGGACagttttttgtgccatctagtggcagtaagaccACAGTAcaccaaaaaacaagatggcagccatctctgccaagtctgCAGCCgaccctgacacaaaagtggacaaggtcccaaacctgatcacattttatggttgaaacttgtttatttatgattaataatgtttgtagtatGACTCGCCCTACAAATTTTACCAATGTTAGCAACGGTTACAACGAAGACATAAGGAATTTATCATCAGCTCATtgaaggacattgggactttgttatcgtcttgtttgaggatatAGGGACTAGGGACTATTATCGttgacagtgttttgttttttatacttaccaggtcctactaatcccaaatagcttggagaaattgaaaatgcaaaccaaacaaaagttcgggtctcaggaggatatggtACATAAAAAAACCTACTGAGGACACCCCTCTaggacagaaagaaaataatcacaCACGTGAACAACgcaaacacatttaatattaaatgttggttttattttttaatctttttttgttgttttttgttttttttttccaaagtcgCTTGATAATCTTGACAAAATTGCAACATATTCCATACTTCTCAAACTGACGGTGTGTCTGTTCCTATTCCAGATTAGCTGTGGAGGGAAAAGTTGTGCGCTGTTCTGGACAGGTGAAGTCCTAAATGATGAAAAGCAGCTTTGACCGTACAAATAAAAAGAACACATGAACGACTCAGAGAGACTCCACACTGGCATCCTATGTCGTAACGTTGCTGGGGGGTCAGGGGTTAAGTGTCTCTCTGCATAAGTCCTGGTTTTGCCAGGCtgaacgaaaaaaaaaaaaaaaaagagtgactGAAGAAAAAATTCAGGGGCTCAGTAGcagaagtgtgtatgtgtgtatctgtggaGGGTTAAGGGGGGTGCAGCACAGAACATAGAACAGGCCAAGCACACAAAATGATTCCTTCCTGAGACATTGGCATGTGTACAGTAATGATGGTCTGGATGAAACGTGTGTGTTAACGGTGAAGGCGTTTTGGTGTAAAGTGAGTCACAGGGTGTGAGGTTGCTCTGGATCCGGCATAAAGTCACATATTTGTTTCTACCACAGGTTGCCAGGGGGGAGATTTGTGAGGACTTGGTTGACAAACATCACATTTGGGACCTTCACTTGCCTGAccactgacagagcagaggcATCACTACAATCTATTCTTTTCCCATCCACGACAGATTATCGATCCATTCAGAGGCTACTGAGAATCACTTGTGTTTAATACAGTGTGTATGTACACCAGTCTTCACATTTTTAACTCTCTCTTTGAAGCTGCGGCTCACTTGAACTCGGCGGGCGACAAGTGGCATCCGGTTCACCATTTTCAGAAACACCATCTCTTTCTGCTACATGGCCAAAAAAAGCTATGCCCCGACTGGAGTGCTACTTtgtcatctactgtatgtaaaaacatgtttttaaaagtgaagggcgggggggcggggggggggaaTTGTCTGTGAAAGCCACATTCTGAACAGCCAGTGATTGGTTAAGGGTCTGTCCAGTATTTAGTAggacacaaaacatgaaagaaCTTCCTTCAGTAAAATGTGCTCAAAATGTCTTTTCTTGCATCACAAACCtataaacaaaacacataaaaggtattctttaaaaaaaaaaaaaaaaaaaaaaaatcaggtgaaGCCTAAAACTCTTCATAGTTTTAAAGAAATGAATACAGCTTATATACACAAACTCAAAGGCTACTTAAAATACACCTTAATAATGAATCTTCATTAATTTTGATTTCTTGAAAGGACCTGTGACCATATCATACAACCATGTTCATAcaatcatttttttccattctcttggaagcaagaaaaaaaaacaaaaacaaacaaaaaaaaaaacaaagaaaaaaaaaaggaaaacaaatccAACCTGGAATAGTAGGTGATATTCATCGCGACTTGTTTTCTGTGcacatttgtttatgtttgtttgtttgtgtgtgtgtttgcatgtgtgtcggCTGGAGAGAAATTTCAACATCTTTTGCTTTTTGTTAATTagaataatgtacaaatgtgataaaactgaaaGGTCTCTCTCAATACTCTAGATGGGCATGAAAAGATTCAAACAGTGAAGGAGTACAACAATTTCTAATCTCAGAAAACATGTCCTCGTTTCAACCTGCCGCTCTGCTCTGGACATGTCGATCACAATAGTTCCTTAActttttctatatatatttatatatctttTTGTACGAAATCTGTTTTTTTCGAAGttggaaaaagagaaaagaccCAGAGTCTTTGAGGAGGGGGGGTCTTTTGACAAGTCCCAAGCTTGCAGTCTGCCTCAGAGTACATCAAAAAAAAGTGTCTGGTGTTCGTCAAGTCAGTCTGTATGCATCGTCCTTGATCGTATATTTGTCCCACGGTGCTCCACCCGCTCTCAGTTCCATTCGAAACACCTCTCCGCTGCATCCAGATTTGTTTCCATTAGTCTTTTGGAGAAAGGTGGAGAGGGGAGGAGCAGCAGTGGAGGGAAACGtggagggagaaggaggaggagtcaTCAGCAGTGTTTACGGTGTGGTCTCTCAGAGGCATCCTGTTGCCCCGACCTGCTCCGGCCTTACCTCCCCTCACGTCAGGGCGGTGCTCCAGAGTGAGGGGAAAGCAGATCAGGAGGTGGGGAGTTGTGTTGTAGGAGAGGCTGGAGGTTGGCTCTGCCAgtctcctgtgttcagcagtcAGGGTCAAGGCCCCCCGCCCCCTCCTTCGCCCCTCCTCTTTAGAACGTCgtgggaggagacagagagcatggtgaggaaaaataaaatggtgGGGCCGCTACTACGGCGATTGTGTGGCTGGACTGCTTTGGGCAGAGCTGGGGGACAGACTGGGGCTGCAGCTGCCTGGTGGGGCGCCACTGGGCCGGCCACCTGCGGCCCCGCTTTCCAGACCTTCTGAGTTCTCCAGCATCTCCTGGATGAGAGGGGGCATGGAGCCGGGGATCTCCATCTTCAGGGTGATGACACGCTCAGCTCCTGCAGGGAGGGATggacaaaatacattttaggtATTTGTTTCTTCTCTTCAACACAGTTTAAACTATGTGAAATTGAGAACCATAAGCAAAACTGAATGTGTAGAAATTAGACGACTAAAATGTTATTTATCATCAAAATTAACAACAATATTTCAGCATAGGTTTGCTTAATCACAGCAAAAATCATCTTCCCGATTATTATTCCCTTCATCAACTTATCTGTTTTAACAATATGCACATATAAACACTGATGGTTAGTAACAGACCTTTAGCACTGATGCTTCTCAGATCAGTGATCTTCATCAGCATCTTGGGGAACATGTGCGGTTTGTGgggcctcctcctccttacgTAAATCTTCAACGCCTCCAGAAGGGGCTCCTGCAGGATGTCCACCTTCTCCGCTTGTTCCAAGTCTTGACGATCTGTGGAGAAACACACAAGTCCAGAACCAATTGTGTCAATAATCTCCCAATGTCATAATCACATTTAGCCACTAGGTGGAGCTCTATGAAAGAGCACAGCACAGCCACATTACTGCTGCTTCACCCACAGACAGGGGTGACACTCAGTCCAGCTCATAGCTGTAGTAAACTTTAGAGAAATGGTCAGTAAGTTTTGAAAAGACGTgtaatacctccacacagcaaacAGATGGCGCTGAGAAGCCCCGTCTCTGCATCATCCATCTCCAGAGGAAGGAGCTGGTTGGCGAAGGCAAAAACCAGGTCTGTAAGGGGACCGAAGCCTGCGTTGTGCATCTGGGTTCGGTTTAGCGTGAGACCATCTGAGAAAGTCATGGTGTCTTGCTCTGGTGTGTAGCGTGTACAGATCCGGAGTATCTGGGGACAGATTCACAAAACAATTGCTTAGAAATCTTAACCACTCCTATAACTCTGCTTCTGTTAAAAAATCTCTTCTGTGATATTTTGTGAATATAGCAATGCTGGACTGTTGTTATTACCAGGATATCCAGACAGGCGGCTTTGAGCAAAGTGATCTGGTCGGCAATGGTGAGCGTTGTGAAGCCAGGCAGCTGCTTAGCAAACTCCACCGTCTTTATGATGCACTTGGTGGAGAGTTCGCTGAACTTGTCCCACAGGTCTACGTCCAAGGATACACGTCGTTCTGAGCTGTTAGTCTGGAAGGAAAGGAAGAGGCGAGGAAAATATTAGATATTTCAGTGGCTATAAACTACAGCTAACAAATACAGGGACACACAGGTTGCCGGTGTCTTGTTACTGACCGTAGTGTATTTGCCCAGCtggcagagagaggggaaagtTTCCTGGTGCGCCTTGCGAACCCTGTCGATCATCCGCTCTGTGTCAGGACTCAGCACGTAGCtctctgtgcactcctgcttCTTCTCAtcctttttcttcttattcCGGTCGTTTCTCACGGCTGCAGGGGGCAAAGGAGACGGGCGGAGATCATTAATATGCGTGAAAGAAACTTTTGGCCTAAGTGACAAACTTGACCTCTTGACGAACTTTACGTCTACGCTTCGAATAAAGTAGTTCGTACTGTATCTCGGTGACATGTTTAGGAAATCACTACTGAAAAACCTGCAGTGTAGACAAAACTTTTATGACCTTTGTCAGCCAGTTGAATCTGTATTGCTATATGTCACGCAGCCTATATGCCCCACATAAGCACTACCACAAGGTAAACTGACATTGAGATCAAAGGCAAAGTCATCAGCAGGAAAAGATGCTCTGTCTGCagcaaccagcagcagcagcaaccacaGCATCACTTCTCTCATCCTGTGCTGTAAGATAAATGTTGTGAGATGGCTCCATCGACGAAGGGCTATGGTaatggagggaggggggggaaAAAACCTTGAAATAATCCAATGTGGTTTCCCTCTGGGCGATCTGGCTGAGAATAGTGTGCTCACcccaaatgacaaaaaacactAGGCGGGGTGTTTAGCATTGGAATCCCATTACAGGCTCCATCCATTTCTCCAAGCCCATCCAGACTGGGGTGCAGTTTAGCTACGACTgggttgtgtatgtgtgtgtgttgagggtgGGGGTGGGATGGGTGAGACGGGGTGCTAGTTGATAAATAGTGGTGGGGGATGGAGCTATCCATAAGGCTGACAAATTGCCACAGCTTTCATTAGGGGTCCCGGCTAATCTAATAACATAATATGACAAATATCCTGCCTCTAATGGTTTTAAAAGGGCTCGGCTGCTGAGCCCATACCGGAGAAAAAAACCTTccagctttctctctctcacgtctctctctctcttggttATGCAACACACGCTCTCCTCACTTCATTCTCACCAATGCACACTATCTCCCCTTTCCAAAATTGTGTTTCCTGCGCTTTAAATCATCCCACTTTCCTAAACTCATCTCTATCAGTTCTCTCATCTCTACCTCCCCTCCAGGTACCTGAATCTCCCCCAGCCGCTGACCTAAGATCAGATTTTCCTTGTCTTAATCCCAACCTTGACCATTAAGGGTGAGAGCGCTCAGGCTGATGGGAGATCAGTGTCTGTGACAGAGGGGCATGGCCTGGGGCCAGGGAGGGATGCACTACTCAGTGCTGTTGCTCATCCATCAGCCCGCAGACAGGCCTCCCTGCCTGGGAGAACATGAAgggaaggaggaaggagggggctGGAAGTCTAATGCTGCACTATGTTATTGCTAAGCACTGCTCACCACAACAAGAAATGAAGAAGACCCTGCTGTGCAGATGGAGCACGGTAATGCATTATTTGCCTGCGTTTTATTGGTACTCATGCGGTAGGCTGGTGTAGTCACCAAAACACCTGTTCAGTAGGAAACAATGCCGTAAAGTGGGACTATATTACACAGGATGTTATCGCAGGCAGATTAtaagacaatgggcccctgggcacaggcATGCAGACGGCCCCATCACCTCTCCTaaacaggagcaagacacagactttgtgctGGCTGtgcctctttttgtttttgtctttgtagctgttttgtgtttttttgtatttgttttctgcctcttgaagtcattttgtgtctctttgaagtatatttgtgtctctttgtggttcctttgcatgtcttcatggccattttgtgtctctttacaggtcagtttgtgtctctgaggtatttttgtatcttttttaggtcattttgtctctctttgtagtcgttttgtgtctctttatagttcctttgcatgtctttgttgaTGTTTCGTGTCTTTTTacaggtcattttgtgtctctttgtagttcctctGCATGcctttgttgatgttttgtatCTTATCACaggtcagtttgtgtctttgaggaatatttgtatttctttaaggtcatttgtgtccctttgaagatgttttgtgtctctttttggtcattttgtatctctttacAGGTCAGACTGTGCCTCTGAAGTAtagtttttggtcattttgtgtctctttgtagtcgttatgtgtctctttatagttcctctgcatgtctttgttgGTGTTTTGTGACTCATCACaggtcagtttgtgtctttgaggaatatttgtattttttttaggtcattttgggtctctttgtagttcctttgcatcatTTTGAGTCCCTTCCTTGTCGAtactgagtgacattttgcaggtgaaggccaggaggcccctgacactttgggcccttaGGCCTGTGCCCAATAGGCCTGTTCGGCAGTCCATCCATCTGTGTTATGAtgggacattttattaattatgtCAGTGAAAgcaagcaaaaaataaatacattgctTCCCACTTCCACTTTCTTTAATGAGCTAATCATGCCTTAGTTAGTGAAGGAACACCCTCTTCAGCAGAACTTAAGCTTTAGAGGCCAGTTGCATAAAACAGTAGTAAGCTGCTGAACGTATTTGGGCCAGCCCCGCATGTGGAGCTGATTGGGAATCTGTGTCCTGCCTGCCCATgaggggaggggtggagggCTGCAATACAGTCGATGTCCAATTAattcacaaataaaagtggGGCATCCCTAGCGCCCAGACATTACCCGCGCTGACAAATTGGCAGCACAATCATAAGCCGCACAACACAATTTAATGAAGTCATTAAAGAACTATTAGGCACGACTGGCGATCTGTCATGGCGAATTGCCACATGCAATaacttgggggggggggggggagggttTGCAGGGGAgcgaaaatgaaagaaatactGCCTTGCTTtttttattatgtgtgtgtctgtgtgtgtggacttGAATGTGCATTTGATGTTTGTGTGCGTGCTGACTTCAAGCAATGCA
The nucleotide sequence above comes from Epinephelus lanceolatus isolate andai-2023 chromosome 21, ASM4190304v1, whole genome shotgun sequence. Encoded proteins:
- the raraa gene encoding retinoic acid receptor alpha-A isoform X2, with the protein product MAGKGNPLPGPHLNGFPMPTYSYFFPHMLGSLSPPALAGLPISGYSTPSPATIETQSTSSEEIVPSPPSPPPPPRVYKPCFVCQDKSSGYHYGVSACEGCKGFFRRSIQKNMVYTCHREKNCIINKVTRNRCQYCRLQKCLEVGMSKESVRNDRNKKKKDEKKQECTESYVLSPDTERMIDRVRKAHQETFPSLCQLGKYTTTNSSERRVSLDVDLWDKFSELSTKCIIKTVEFAKQLPGFTTLTIADQITLLKAACLDILILRICTRYTPEQDTMTFSDGLTLNRTQMHNAGFGPLTDLVFAFANQLLPLEMDDAETGLLSAICLLCGDRQDLEQAEKVDILQEPLLEALKIYVRRRRPHKPHMFPKMLMKITDLRSISAKGAERVITLKMEIPGSMPPLIQEMLENSEGLESGAAGGRPSGAPPGSCSPSLSPSSAQSSPATQSP
- the raraa gene encoding retinoic acid receptor alpha-A isoform X1 yields the protein MMYESVDVVGLNPSPNPFLMMDYYNQSRGCLIPEKGLVPGAPHPYSTSIRNQHWNGSNHSIETQSTSSEEIVPSPPSPPPPPRVYKPCFVCQDKSSGYHYGVSACEGCKGFFRRSIQKNMVYTCHREKNCIINKVTRNRCQYCRLQKCLEVGMSKESVRNDRNKKKKDEKKQECTESYVLSPDTERMIDRVRKAHQETFPSLCQLGKYTTTNSSERRVSLDVDLWDKFSELSTKCIIKTVEFAKQLPGFTTLTIADQITLLKAACLDILILRICTRYTPEQDTMTFSDGLTLNRTQMHNAGFGPLTDLVFAFANQLLPLEMDDAETGLLSAICLLCGDRQDLEQAEKVDILQEPLLEALKIYVRRRRPHKPHMFPKMLMKITDLRSISAKGAERVITLKMEIPGSMPPLIQEMLENSEGLESGAAGGRPSGAPPGSCSPSLSPSSAQSSPATQSP